The Microbacterium horticulturae genome has a window encoding:
- a CDS encoding TetR/AcrR family transcriptional regulator, which produces MSRPPRARDLVLDAYEEILIAGGERAATMDAAARAAGVSKGGLLYHFASKEALEAGLIGRLNDLVDEDVVAITTAEEGAVAHYLRTSVLVGDPLDRAMLAVSRLAQGGSAPASTALKEMRQRWAEAVRPHVRDDAALDLVLLVSDGLYFNNMLEDRSDTLVPTGAAMDALVRLVEELSIG; this is translated from the coding sequence ATGAGCCGACCTCCGCGTGCCCGAGACCTCGTCCTCGACGCCTACGAAGAGATCCTGATCGCCGGCGGCGAGCGTGCGGCGACGATGGATGCCGCGGCCCGTGCTGCGGGCGTGTCGAAAGGCGGCCTGCTCTATCACTTCGCGTCGAAGGAAGCCCTCGAGGCCGGCCTCATCGGTCGGTTGAACGATCTCGTCGACGAGGACGTCGTGGCGATCACGACCGCGGAAGAAGGCGCTGTCGCCCACTACCTGCGCACCTCCGTCCTCGTCGGGGACCCGCTCGACCGTGCCATGCTCGCGGTCTCGCGCCTCGCCCAGGGCGGAAGCGCCCCCGCGAGCACTGCCCTCAAAGAGATGCGCCAACGCTGGGCGGAGGCGGTCCGCCCGCACGTGCGCGACGACGCCGCTCTGGATCTCGTGCTGCTCGTCTCCGACGGTCTGTACTTCAACAACATGCTCGAAGATCGCTCTGACACCCTGGTGCCCACCGGTGCGGCGATGGATGCTCTTGTTCGCCTCGTCGAAGAGCTCAGCATCGGCTAG
- a CDS encoding urea amidolyase family protein, with amino-acid sequence MRVLRASERTLLVEAADLAEAMRLNAAWKGLPGVVELVPGARTVLVHFDPLRVSATELAARLIATDGGAASAPPTGEVVIPVRYDGDDLAETAARLGISAEALVARHLAAHWQVAFSGFAPGFGYIVGDDPFLDVPRRATPRTRVPAGSVALAGRFTGVYPRETPGGWQLIGRTDAVLWDASRDPAALLSPGTAVQFARAQRVTLTAAPSAPPVPSPPVGARSVEVMHPGLQTLIEDAGRPGHAALGVSASGAADRVALRDANRAVGNPFGAAALEIVGAAILRFGGDGVAAVTGAYGDLALVDADGFERPAAHSAPFATFDGDELHLGHPTAGLRRVVAVRGGIDVAPTLGSRSTDTLAGLGPDPLRAGSIVGVGDGSRGAVDPYPASRVLPAPGALVELAVVLGPRDDWFTASALSVLAGQEWEVTSQSDRVGIRLHGELPLERVIVRELPSEGAVTGAVQVPPDGQPVIFLPDHPLTAGYPIIAALTDDALSLAAQTPPGCRIRFRIIETRSSGILR; translated from the coding sequence ATGCGCGTCCTCCGGGCGTCCGAGCGTACGCTGCTCGTCGAGGCCGCAGACCTCGCAGAGGCAATGCGGCTCAACGCCGCATGGAAGGGCCTTCCCGGAGTCGTCGAGCTCGTGCCGGGTGCGCGGACGGTGCTCGTGCACTTCGACCCGCTCCGGGTGTCGGCGACAGAGCTGGCCGCACGTCTGATTGCCACCGACGGGGGTGCCGCATCGGCCCCGCCGACGGGCGAGGTGGTCATCCCGGTGCGATACGACGGGGATGACCTGGCCGAAACGGCGGCGCGGCTCGGGATCTCCGCCGAAGCGCTTGTGGCCCGTCATCTTGCCGCCCACTGGCAGGTCGCCTTCTCGGGCTTCGCGCCGGGTTTCGGCTACATCGTCGGCGACGACCCGTTCCTCGATGTTCCGCGCCGCGCGACGCCGCGTACGCGCGTTCCCGCCGGGTCCGTGGCGTTGGCCGGGCGCTTCACCGGTGTGTATCCGCGGGAGACGCCGGGCGGATGGCAGCTCATCGGACGCACCGACGCCGTCCTCTGGGACGCGTCACGAGACCCGGCCGCGCTTCTCTCGCCCGGAACGGCCGTGCAGTTCGCGCGTGCGCAGCGCGTCACGTTGACTGCGGCGCCGTCCGCGCCGCCTGTCCCGTCACCGCCGGTGGGAGCGCGGAGCGTGGAGGTCATGCACCCCGGGCTTCAGACGCTGATCGAGGATGCCGGGCGCCCCGGCCATGCGGCGCTGGGCGTTTCAGCATCCGGCGCGGCGGACCGCGTGGCACTGCGCGACGCGAACCGCGCCGTCGGCAATCCGTTCGGTGCGGCCGCTTTGGAGATCGTCGGCGCGGCCATCCTCCGCTTCGGCGGCGACGGGGTCGCCGCGGTCACCGGCGCGTACGGCGACCTCGCACTGGTGGACGCAGACGGGTTCGAGCGGCCGGCCGCGCACAGCGCGCCGTTCGCCACCTTCGACGGCGACGAGCTGCACCTCGGGCATCCGACCGCCGGGCTGCGCCGGGTCGTGGCGGTCCGGGGCGGGATCGATGTCGCACCCACCCTGGGCAGCCGCTCGACCGACACGCTCGCCGGGCTCGGGCCCGACCCGCTCCGTGCGGGATCGATCGTCGGCGTGGGGGATGGGTCACGCGGCGCGGTCGACCCGTACCCCGCCTCTCGCGTCCTCCCTGCGCCCGGCGCACTCGTCGAACTCGCGGTCGTGCTCGGCCCGCGCGACGACTGGTTCACGGCATCCGCCCTCTCCGTTCTCGCCGGTCAGGAGTGGGAGGTCACATCGCAGTCCGATCGAGTGGGGATCCGCCTGCACGGCGAGCTCCCTCTCGAGCGGGTGATCGTTCGAGAACTGCCCAGCGAGGGCGCCGTCACCGGCGCCGTTCAGGTACCACCCGACGGGCAGCCGGTGATCTTCCTCCCCGACCACCCGCTCACCGCCGGTTACCCGATCATCGCCGCGCTCACCGACGACGCTCTGAGCCTCGCCGCGCAGACGCCCCCAGGTTGCCGCATCCGCTTCCGCATCATCGAAACGAGATCGAGCGGCATTCTGCGGTGA
- a CDS encoding DUF6458 family protein → MSMGLGIVLFVIGAILAFALNIDVGWVDLDLVGYILMGAGVIVFIIGLVFMLRRRRTVATSRTSVDPRSGETVRRDETSAPDDPV, encoded by the coding sequence ATGAGCATGGGCCTCGGTATCGTGCTGTTCGTGATCGGTGCGATCCTCGCATTCGCCCTGAACATCGATGTGGGATGGGTCGATCTCGACCTTGTCGGCTACATCCTCATGGGTGCGGGCGTCATCGTTTTCATCATCGGGCTGGTCTTCATGCTCCGGCGCCGCCGCACTGTGGCCACGAGCCGGACGTCTGTGGATCCGCGCAGCGGCGAGACCGTGCGTCGCGACGAGACGTCTGCGCCGGATGATCCGGTCTGA
- a CDS encoding LamB/YcsF family protein, which translates to MTTIDLNSDLGENVPDRVVSDDAGMLRIVTSANVSSGFHAGSPEGIRETLGAAVAHGVVIGAHPGYRDYANFGRVDVDVDSATLQAQIEYQLGALMGLAAAVGGKVAYVKPHGALYNAITRDQRQAKDVVAAIRAVDPELVLLGLSGGAVLDVAANAGLRVAAEAFADRAYLPDGRLVPRTQDGAVLHDAPAIADRMVRLAVEGVVRAIDGTDVQVAADSICVHGDSAGAVAMAAETRRRLEASGVGIAPFVRR; encoded by the coding sequence ATGACGACCATCGATCTGAATTCGGATCTGGGCGAGAACGTCCCGGATCGCGTGGTCAGCGATGATGCCGGAATGCTGCGGATCGTCACCAGTGCGAACGTGTCGTCGGGATTCCACGCCGGCAGTCCGGAAGGAATCCGCGAGACCCTCGGCGCGGCCGTCGCGCACGGGGTCGTGATCGGCGCACATCCCGGGTATCGCGATTACGCGAACTTCGGCCGGGTGGACGTCGACGTCGACTCCGCGACCCTCCAGGCGCAGATCGAGTATCAGCTGGGGGCTCTGATGGGCCTCGCAGCAGCCGTGGGCGGCAAGGTCGCCTACGTGAAGCCGCACGGTGCGCTGTACAACGCCATCACCCGCGACCAGCGGCAGGCGAAGGATGTCGTCGCCGCGATCCGTGCCGTCGACCCCGAGCTCGTCCTGCTCGGGCTGTCGGGCGGGGCGGTTCTGGACGTCGCCGCGAACGCGGGTCTACGGGTCGCCGCCGAAGCGTTCGCCGATCGGGCGTACCTGCCCGATGGACGGCTCGTCCCGCGCACGCAGGACGGAGCGGTGCTGCACGATGCGCCGGCGATCGCCGATCGCATGGTGCGCCTGGCGGTGGAGGGCGTCGTCCGGGCGATCGACGGCACCGACGTGCAGGTCGCCGCCGACTCCATCTGCGTGCACGGCGACAGCGCCGGAGCGGTGGCGATGGCCGCCGAGACGAGGCGCCGGCTGGAGGCATCCGGCGTCGGGATAGCCCCCTTCGTGAGGAGGTGA
- a CDS encoding copper homeostasis protein CutC gives MTRAPLLEIAVQDPGGARIAFAEGADRIELCQALEVGGLTPSVGIVQRVIEATGEAGRVAPLVRPRPGGFVYDPDEVEVVAADIRYLSSLGVGAVVIGCLTVDGRVDAATLARWRDAAGPTPIVFHRAIDAAADPLAALDALVAAGVTRILTSGGAPRTIDGLDVLRTVVTRADGAVEIMAGGGVRPEDIAPLRRAGVDAVHLSARGRSEDASPSGPGGGARGYDVTDPDVVRAAAEAVRSRAVS, from the coding sequence ATGACGCGCGCACCCCTGCTCGAGATCGCTGTGCAAGACCCCGGCGGCGCGCGCATCGCGTTCGCCGAGGGAGCCGACCGCATCGAACTGTGTCAGGCGCTCGAGGTCGGCGGCCTGACGCCGTCCGTCGGCATCGTGCAGCGCGTGATCGAGGCGACGGGCGAGGCCGGCCGTGTCGCGCCGCTGGTGCGGCCGCGTCCGGGCGGGTTCGTGTACGACCCCGATGAGGTCGAGGTCGTCGCCGCCGATATCCGTTACCTCTCCTCGCTGGGCGTCGGCGCCGTGGTGATCGGCTGTCTCACCGTCGACGGACGGGTGGATGCCGCCACCCTGGCCCGCTGGCGAGACGCGGCCGGCCCCACGCCCATCGTCTTCCACCGGGCGATCGACGCTGCGGCCGATCCTCTCGCTGCACTCGACGCGCTGGTCGCCGCGGGTGTCACGCGCATCCTCACCTCGGGCGGGGCGCCCCGCACGATCGACGGGCTCGACGTTCTGCGTACAGTGGTCACACGTGCCGACGGCGCCGTCGAGATCATGGCCGGCGGCGGGGTGCGACCCGAAGACATCGCCCCACTCCGCCGGGCCGGGGTCGACGCGGTGCATCTGTCGGCGCGTGGCCGGTCCGAAGACGCATCGCCGAGCGGCCCCGGTGGGGGAGCCCGGGGGTATGACGTGACCGACCCCGACGTGGTGCGCGCCGCCGCCGAAGCGGTACGGTCTCGGGCCGTGTCTTAG
- the serA gene encoding phosphoglycerate dehydrogenase: protein MTKPVVLLAEQLSPATVDALGPDFEIRQVDGTDRPALLSALADADAVLIRSATKMDAEAIGASTKLKVIARAGVGLDNVDIKAATAAGVMVVNAPTSNIISAAELTIAHILGLARHIPAADASLGRGEWKRSAYTGTELFDKTVGIVGLGRIGTLITERLRAFGVRVVAYDPYVTPARAQQLQVELLSLDELLAQSDFVTVHMPKTPETTGMISTEQFALMKPTAYIVNVARGGLIDEDALYEALTSKTIAGAAVDVFTSEPPTEGGSAQRLLGLDNIIVTPHLGASTGEAQEKAGVSVARSVKLALEGDLVPDAVNVAGGVIDPFVRPGIALVEMLGQFFTGLTQGALTSLDIEVRGELAAYDVSVYKLAALKGIFTNIVSENVSYVNAPLFAEQRGIETRLIVEADSPLYRNITILRGSLSDGTVLSVAGTLAGTRMVPKVVGINDYDIEVPFAREHLVMRYADKPGIVAIYGQLLGDAGINIEGLQVAHPDSTGRALSVLTVDSAVPDELVEKIRAEIGADLLRQIEIAEA from the coding sequence ATGACCAAGCCTGTCGTCCTTCTCGCTGAGCAGCTCTCTCCCGCAACCGTCGATGCGCTGGGACCCGACTTCGAGATCCGGCAGGTGGACGGCACCGACAGGCCCGCGCTGCTCTCGGCCCTGGCCGATGCCGATGCGGTGCTGATCCGGTCGGCGACGAAGATGGATGCCGAAGCCATCGGCGCGAGCACGAAGCTCAAGGTCATCGCCCGTGCCGGCGTCGGCCTCGACAACGTCGACATCAAGGCTGCGACGGCAGCCGGTGTCATGGTGGTCAACGCCCCGACCTCGAACATCATCTCCGCCGCCGAGCTGACGATCGCCCACATCCTGGGCCTGGCACGGCACATTCCCGCCGCCGATGCGTCGCTGGGTCGCGGCGAGTGGAAGCGCAGCGCCTACACCGGCACGGAACTGTTCGACAAGACGGTCGGCATCGTCGGCCTCGGCCGCATCGGCACGCTCATCACCGAGCGGCTGCGGGCCTTCGGCGTGCGCGTGGTCGCCTATGACCCCTACGTCACCCCGGCGCGTGCGCAGCAGCTGCAGGTCGAGCTGCTGTCGCTGGACGAGCTGCTGGCGCAGAGCGACTTCGTCACCGTGCACATGCCGAAGACGCCCGAGACGACCGGCATGATCAGCACGGAGCAGTTCGCGTTGATGAAGCCCACCGCCTACATCGTCAACGTCGCCCGCGGCGGCCTCATCGACGAGGACGCCCTGTACGAGGCGCTGACCAGCAAGACGATCGCGGGCGCAGCCGTCGACGTCTTCACCAGCGAGCCCCCGACCGAGGGCGGCTCTGCGCAGCGCCTTCTCGGGCTCGACAACATCATCGTGACCCCCCACCTCGGAGCGTCCACGGGGGAGGCCCAGGAGAAGGCCGGCGTCTCCGTCGCGCGTTCGGTCAAGCTCGCGCTCGAGGGCGACCTCGTGCCCGACGCCGTGAACGTCGCCGGCGGCGTCATCGACCCGTTCGTACGCCCGGGCATCGCCCTCGTCGAAATGCTGGGCCAGTTCTTCACCGGCCTCACGCAGGGTGCCCTGACCAGCCTCGACATCGAGGTGCGCGGCGAGTTGGCCGCGTACGACGTCAGCGTGTACAAGCTCGCGGCACTCAAGGGCATCTTCACGAACATCGTCAGCGAGAACGTCTCGTACGTGAACGCACCCCTGTTCGCCGAGCAGCGCGGCATCGAGACGCGCCTGATCGTCGAGGCCGACAGCCCGCTCTACCGCAACATCACGATCCTGCGCGGCTCGCTGTCGGACGGCACGGTGCTGTCCGTCGCCGGCACGCTCGCCGGCACGCGGATGGTGCCGAAGGTCGTCGGTATCAACGACTACGACATCGAGGTTCCCTTCGCTCGGGAGCACCTCGTCATGCGCTACGCGGACAAGCCGGGCATCGTGGCGATCTACGGGCAGCTTCTCGGCGACGCCGGGATCAACATCGAGGGCCTGCAGGTCGCGCACCCCGACAGCACCGGCCGCGCGCTCTCTGTGCTGACGGTGGACTCGGCTGTTCCCGACGAGCTCGTCGAGAAGATCCGTGCCGAGATCGGTGCCGACCTGCTGCGTCAAATCGAGATCGCCGAGGCCTGA
- a CDS encoding alpha-L-fucosidase codes for MMNFETRVGPDLGDAAPVYPSAGVPDWFRDAKLGFFVHWGLYSVPAWGTPPGESRVGVEDAYMHHQYAEWYGNTVRIAGSPTWERHQRVYGTGTSYEDLTDLWQTPAFDADAFIADLVDAGAQYIVPTTKHHEGFCLWNTATTSFNAARRGPRRDLIAELHDAARRRSTRFGVYFSGALDWHVSDFPPIESDTDLFRYRRNDALYARYAAAQVDELIERFRPDVLWNDIDWPDAGKGDDDHGVAALLRRYFAAVPDGVVNDRWGVPYHGYLTREYTEIPDILDQPWESTRGLGFSFGYNQDEDARHSLNGTALIRLFVDVVAKNGNLLLNVGPRADGSIPELQRAAMHELGAWLRENERAVLGSRPWVRAGEKCGVPRVYTTTPGLLHIHLLDPAHGTIDLPAEVGPAAEAHWSDGSVAALVPRGDGVLQAAVPERMRAAAVAVLTLRP; via the coding sequence ATGATGAACTTCGAGACCCGGGTCGGCCCCGACCTCGGCGATGCAGCGCCCGTGTACCCGTCCGCCGGTGTACCCGACTGGTTCCGCGATGCCAAGCTCGGCTTCTTCGTGCACTGGGGCCTGTACTCGGTACCCGCTTGGGGAACGCCGCCGGGGGAGAGCCGAGTGGGCGTCGAAGACGCCTACATGCACCACCAGTACGCGGAGTGGTACGGAAACACGGTGCGAATCGCCGGGAGCCCGACCTGGGAGCGCCATCAGCGTGTCTATGGCACGGGCACGAGCTATGAGGACCTCACGGATCTCTGGCAGACGCCGGCCTTCGACGCCGACGCGTTCATCGCCGATCTCGTCGACGCCGGTGCGCAGTACATCGTCCCGACGACGAAGCATCATGAGGGCTTCTGCCTGTGGAACACCGCGACCACGTCCTTCAATGCGGCCAGGCGCGGGCCTCGGCGTGATCTGATCGCTGAGCTGCACGATGCGGCGCGGCGGCGCTCCACGCGGTTCGGGGTGTACTTCTCCGGCGCACTGGACTGGCATGTCAGCGACTTCCCGCCGATCGAGAGCGACACCGATCTGTTCCGCTACCGCCGCAACGACGCGCTGTACGCGCGCTACGCCGCCGCCCAGGTGGACGAGCTGATCGAGCGGTTCCGGCCGGATGTCCTCTGGAACGACATCGACTGGCCCGACGCCGGCAAGGGCGATGACGACCACGGAGTCGCCGCGCTCCTGAGACGCTACTTCGCCGCGGTGCCCGATGGTGTCGTGAACGACAGATGGGGCGTGCCGTACCACGGGTACCTCACGCGCGAGTACACCGAGATCCCCGACATCCTCGACCAGCCCTGGGAGTCGACGCGCGGTCTCGGCTTCTCGTTCGGCTACAACCAGGACGAAGACGCGCGGCACTCCCTCAACGGCACCGCGCTCATCCGCCTGTTCGTCGATGTCGTCGCCAAGAACGGCAATCTGCTGCTGAACGTCGGCCCTCGCGCCGACGGCTCCATCCCGGAGCTGCAGCGCGCCGCTATGCACGAACTCGGCGCTTGGCTGCGCGAGAACGAGCGCGCCGTGCTCGGCAGTCGCCCCTGGGTGCGCGCCGGCGAGAAGTGCGGCGTCCCGCGCGTCTACACCACCACGCCGGGTCTCCTGCATATTCATCTGCTCGATCCGGCTCACGGCACGATCGATCTGCCGGCCGAGGTCGGTCCGGCAGCGGAGGCGCACTGGAGCGACGGGTCCGTGGCCGCGCTCGTGCCGCGTGGCGACGGCGTGCTGCAGGCCGCGGTGCCCGAGCGGATGCGCGCGGCGGCGGTCGCAGTGCTTACGCTGAGACCATGA
- a CDS encoding DNA polymerase III subunit gamma/tau has translation MAGRDTPDDDDALRWDGDDEPAPQLPTGWVAKGKGADRVVAEGDPAAGAEPVAGDGPGDDAGPTSPGNGALIGLGMLGGVYLLYTVGWIIGGLRLLAVAGMMMDSNGQGPVMWAAGNTVMTWLAILAPAVWFVTVAALSKGRHAWVRWVWLIAGAVVLVPWPLLMRGIA, from the coding sequence ATGGCCGGCCGCGACACCCCCGACGATGACGACGCACTGCGCTGGGACGGCGATGACGAGCCCGCGCCGCAGTTGCCGACCGGCTGGGTCGCCAAAGGCAAGGGCGCGGACCGTGTCGTCGCCGAGGGCGACCCCGCCGCTGGCGCCGAGCCGGTCGCCGGTGACGGGCCCGGCGACGATGCAGGCCCGACTTCCCCGGGAAACGGTGCGCTCATCGGTCTCGGCATGCTCGGCGGCGTGTACCTGCTGTACACGGTCGGCTGGATCATCGGCGGGCTACGGCTGTTGGCCGTCGCAGGAATGATGATGGACTCGAACGGCCAGGGCCCGGTGATGTGGGCGGCGGGCAACACCGTGATGACATGGCTGGCGATCCTTGCACCCGCCGTCTGGTTCGTGACGGTCGCGGCGCTGTCGAAGGGACGCCACGCGTGGGTGCGCTGGGTGTGGCTGATCGCGGGCGCTGTCGTGCTGGTGCCATGGCCGCTGCTGATGAGAGGGATCGCATGA